A genomic window from Solanum stenotomum isolate F172 chromosome 10, ASM1918654v1, whole genome shotgun sequence includes:
- the LOC125841678 gene encoding patatin-T5-like, translated as MCRTIKVFPILGPKYNSTYLMQVIKEKMGETRLNETLTEVVLSTFDIKTNKPVIFTKSSLAESPELNAKMYDICYSTAAAPTYFAPHYFATTTSNGDPYEFNLVDGGVATVGDPALLSVSVAMEHAENEDPAFASIKSMNYKKMLLLSLGTGTTSDFRETYTAAEAARWGPYKWMSVIQNMTNAGSTYMTDYYLSTAFKALGSQDNYLRVQETALTGSTTTWDNATLANMQLLKQVGENLLNKQVSKDNPEETYADALIGFPTMLSIRKKLRANKASY; from the exons ATGTGTCGAACAATCAA GGTCTTTCCAATTCTAGGCCCAAAATATAATAGTACATATCTTATGCAagttattaaagaaaaaatgggAGAAACTCGTTTGAATGAAACTTTGACAGAAGTTGTCCTCTCAACCTTTGACATCAAAACAAATAAGCCAGTAATATTCACTAAGTCAAGT TTAGCAGAGTCTCCAGAATTGAACGCTAAGATGTATGACATATGTTATTCCACAGCAGCAGCTCCAACATATTTTGCTCCACATTACTTTGCTACTACTACTAGTAATGGAGATCCATATGAGTTCAATCTCGTTGATGGTGGTGTTGCTACTGTTGGTGATCCG GCGTTATTATCAGTTAGCGTTGCAATGGAACATGCAGAAAATGAGGATCCAGCATTTGCTTCAATTAAGTCAatgaattacaaaaaaatgttgttgcTCTCATTAGGCACTGGCACTACTTCAGATTTTCGTGAAACATATACAGCAGCAGAGGCAGCTAGATGGGGTCCTTATAAATGGATGTCAGTTATACAAAATATGACTAATGCAGGAAGTACTTACATGACTGATTATTACCTTTCTACTGCTTTTAAAGCTCTTGGTTCACAAGACAATTACCTCAGGGTTCAA GAAACTGCACTAACAGGTTCAACTACTACATGGGATAATGCTACTCTGGCTAATATGCAATTATTAAAACAAGTTGGTGAAAACTTATTGAACAAACAAGTTTCCAAAGACAATCCTGAAGAAACCTATGCGGACGCTCTGATAGG GTTTCCAACAATGCTCTCTATCAGGAAGAAACTCCGAGCAAACAAAGCGTCTTATTAA